The following proteins are co-located in the Dyadobacter chenwenxiniae genome:
- a CDS encoding DUF5686 and carboxypeptidase-like regulatory domain-containing protein, whose amino-acid sequence MKTLIKSVWLKVFLIICLVQIISGTAIAQSTSIKGTVTDAKTGETLPFVSILIPGTTMGTASDADGKYAMTLREDYKTVKFTYVGYLSIEKPITPGIDQVINVKMSVDASMLKEVTIKGRGRYRNKDNPAVQLIREVIAHKDQNKMAANDFVEYEQYEKISFALSNLSDNFKEKRIFKNYQFLFEDQDSTAMGGKNMLPAYIQEKLSQVYFRKNPYTKKQWVLANRRAEFDAKFVDNDGLSAYFNRLYEDINLYENDISIATNLLLSPIANSAPTFYKFFIRDTIKTETPWLVELGFVPRNKTDMLFEGKLFITLDGNYGVQNAYLTVNKDINLNFMRDLEARLEYEKGPDGRYHPTKTTLGMEFALGEKNAGFYGQRVVNFKNYTINQSRPDSVYRGPREEIVFNPDVKTGEAFWAGVRHLPLEKMELNIYRNVDTLQTIPSFRRTMDIATLFLSGYKSFGKVEVGPVNTFYSFNPVEGFRLRFGGRTTTDFSKRFYLETYAAYGFKDQRWKYFLSGTYSFNNKSVYHFPLNYIRASYQRDTKIPGQDLQFVQEDNFLLSFKRGDNNRWLYNDVYKLEYVREFESRFSYKIGFTNWKQTPAGILKYERLDKEGSLENVGGLSNTEANLEVRYAPHEQYYQGKLYRTPIINKYPIFTLRYNAGLKGVFEGQNRYHNVSANIAKRVYLSQFGYADVTAEGSYIFGSNVLFPLLTIHRANQTYAYQLNSYNLMNFLEFVSDHYASLDVQYYMNGFLFNKIPLLKKLKLREVFSFKGLMGGLRDENNPMNSPGLFRFPVDENGKPISYTLSREPYIEGSVGIANIFKLLRVDLVKRFTYLDNPNVSEWGIRARFRLDF is encoded by the coding sequence CCTGATCCCGGGAACAACAATGGGGACAGCCTCCGATGCAGACGGAAAATATGCGATGACATTGCGCGAAGATTACAAAACCGTAAAATTCACCTACGTAGGATATCTCAGCATTGAAAAACCCATTACTCCAGGCATCGATCAGGTGATTAATGTGAAAATGTCGGTGGATGCTTCCATGCTGAAAGAAGTAACCATTAAAGGAAGAGGACGATACAGAAACAAGGATAACCCGGCTGTTCAGCTGATCCGCGAAGTGATTGCGCACAAAGACCAGAATAAAATGGCGGCTAATGACTTCGTGGAGTATGAGCAGTATGAAAAGATCTCGTTTGCGCTGAGCAACCTCTCGGACAATTTCAAGGAGAAACGCATTTTCAAGAATTACCAATTCCTTTTTGAGGATCAGGATTCGACTGCCATGGGCGGGAAGAATATGTTGCCTGCTTACATCCAGGAAAAGCTTTCGCAGGTTTATTTCCGCAAAAATCCTTATACCAAAAAGCAATGGGTGCTGGCGAACAGAAGGGCTGAATTCGACGCGAAATTTGTGGATAATGACGGTCTGAGCGCCTATTTCAACAGGTTATATGAAGATATTAATCTGTATGAAAATGACATTTCCATTGCGACTAACCTGTTACTGAGCCCGATCGCGAATTCCGCACCGACGTTCTATAAGTTCTTCATTCGTGATACGATCAAGACAGAAACGCCATGGTTGGTTGAATTGGGATTTGTGCCACGAAATAAAACAGACATGCTGTTCGAAGGCAAGCTGTTTATCACGTTGGATGGAAATTATGGAGTTCAAAATGCTTATCTGACTGTCAACAAAGACATTAACCTCAATTTCATGCGTGACCTCGAAGCACGTCTGGAATATGAAAAAGGACCGGACGGACGCTATCACCCAACGAAGACAACATTGGGCATGGAGTTCGCATTAGGCGAGAAAAATGCAGGTTTTTATGGCCAGCGCGTGGTGAATTTTAAAAACTACACCATTAACCAAAGCCGGCCCGACAGTGTTTACCGCGGACCCAGGGAAGAAATCGTGTTCAATCCTGATGTAAAAACCGGTGAAGCATTCTGGGCTGGCGTGAGACATTTGCCCCTGGAAAAAATGGAGCTGAACATTTACCGAAATGTGGATACCCTCCAGACCATTCCGTCATTCCGCAGGACCATGGACATTGCTACGCTTTTCTTATCCGGTTATAAATCGTTTGGAAAAGTGGAAGTAGGGCCGGTGAACACATTTTACAGTTTCAACCCGGTTGAGGGTTTCAGGCTGCGTTTTGGCGGACGGACTACAACCGATTTCAGCAAGCGCTTCTACCTGGAGACTTATGCAGCTTACGGTTTCAAGGACCAGAGATGGAAATACTTTTTGAGCGGGACTTATTCATTCAATAACAAATCCGTTTACCATTTCCCGCTGAACTACATCCGCGCCAGTTACCAACGTGATACCAAGATTCCGGGTCAGGATTTGCAGTTTGTGCAGGAAGACAACTTCCTCTTGTCATTCAAAAGGGGCGATAACAACCGCTGGCTTTACAATGACGTGTACAAGCTGGAATATGTGCGTGAGTTCGAAAGCCGCTTTTCATACAAGATCGGTTTTACCAACTGGAAACAAACCCCAGCGGGAATTTTGAAATACGAAAGGCTTGATAAAGAAGGTAGTTTAGAGAATGTGGGAGGCCTGAGCAACACAGAAGCGAATCTGGAAGTGCGCTATGCACCGCATGAGCAATATTACCAGGGAAAATTGTATCGCACGCCGATCATTAATAAATACCCGATTTTCACCTTGCGCTACAATGCAGGTTTAAAAGGTGTTTTTGAAGGTCAAAACCGGTATCACAACGTTTCAGCCAACATTGCAAAGCGTGTTTACCTTTCGCAGTTTGGTTATGCGGACGTAACGGCCGAGGGAAGTTACATTTTTGGTAGCAATGTCCTTTTTCCGCTGCTTACCATCCACCGCGCCAACCAGACTTATGCTTACCAGCTCAACAGCTATAACCTGATGAACTTCCTGGAATTTGTGAGCGATCATTATGCCAGTCTGGATGTGCAGTATTATATGAACGGGTTTCTTTTCAACAAAATACCATTGTTGAAAAAACTGAAACTGAGAGAGGTTTTCAGCTTCAAGGGGCTGATGGGCGGACTTCGGGATGAGAACAATCCAATGAATAGCCCTGGACTTTTCCGCTTTCCGGTGGATGAGAACGGCAAGCCGATCAGTTACACATTATCCCGGGAACCTTACATTGAAGGAAGCGTCGGCATAGCCAACATTTTCAAGCTGTTAAGAGTGGATCTTGTAAAACGTTTTACCTATCTCGACAACCCGAATGTTTCGGAGTGGGGGATCAGGGCGCGTTTCAGGCTTGATTTTTAA
- a CDS encoding nucleotidyltransferase family protein, translating into MNYAIIAAGEGSRLAREGFKHPKPMVTLYGEMLIDRLIGIFMRNNAEKIMIIINEESAELESHLSDLSLTLPIQIVKKSTPSSLHSVYELLGSDPELEAICLTTTDTVFKEEEFTAYIQEFAANEKLGGLMAVTTFIDDESPLYVTVDDADNITAFTDKNTTQTRFVSGGIYCLRKEAIALVSEAVHGGVSRMRNFQRQLLENDIHLKAYPFSKIVDVDHVQDIKTAELFLSPETAV; encoded by the coding sequence ATGAATTACGCAATTATAGCGGCCGGGGAAGGGTCACGTTTGGCAAGGGAGGGCTTCAAGCATCCCAAACCAATGGTGACGCTTTATGGGGAAATGCTGATAGACAGGCTAATAGGGATTTTTATGCGTAACAATGCAGAAAAAATCATGATCATTATCAATGAAGAATCTGCCGAACTGGAAAGTCACCTGTCAGACCTGAGCCTGACATTGCCGATTCAGATTGTCAAAAAATCAACGCCGAGCTCGCTGCATAGCGTGTACGAACTGCTGGGAAGCGACCCGGAACTGGAAGCCATCTGCCTGACGACAACGGACACGGTTTTTAAGGAAGAGGAATTCACAGCCTACATTCAGGAATTTGCAGCGAATGAGAAACTGGGCGGCCTGATGGCTGTTACCACGTTTATTGACGACGAAAGTCCTTTGTATGTAACAGTGGATGATGCAGATAACATTACAGCGTTCACGGATAAAAACACCACGCAAACGCGCTTCGTCTCCGGCGGGATTTATTGCCTCAGGAAAGAAGCGATTGCGCTGGTAAGCGAAGCAGTGCATGGCGGTGTGAGCCGGATGCGCAATTTTCAACGGCAGTTGCTGGAAAACGACATTCATCTGAAAGCTTACCCGTTTTCGAAAATTGTGGATGTGGACCACGTGCAGGATATTAAAACAGCCGAGCTTTTTTTAAGCCCCGAAACTGCTGTTTGA